One segment of Solanum lycopersicum chromosome 1, SLM_r2.1 DNA contains the following:
- the LOC101248139 gene encoding acetyl-coenzyme A carboxylase carboxyl transferase subunit alpha, chloroplastic isoform X1 translates to MSSLSLAVGNCGKGRNAENLSSEFVPHSSLGSEFLTKRLYGLNLKDLGSPKVRTRKKFRIAAEIKKWKKQDYPWHGDIDPDTKTPLKYLSYFKPLDEKPKPVTLAFEKPLVNLEKQLIEVRRMAEDTGLDFTDQIYALEAKYQQALRDLYTHLTPIQRLQIARHPNRPTVLDHILNMTEKWVELHGDRAGYDDPAMVTGIGSIEGRSYLFIGHQKGRNTKENIMRNFAMPTPHGYRKALRMMKYADHHGFPIVTFVDTPGAFADLRSEELGQGEAIAYNLRAMFGLKVPIITVVTGEGGSGGALAIGCANKLLMLENSAFYVASPEACAAILWKSSQAAPKAAEKLRITAQEHYRLRIADGIIPEPLGGAHADPFWASQQIKHAILDAMAELGRMNSEQLLHQRMLKFRSIGGFQEGIQVEPERKRNMKLSEANTPPADLESELANLKKKILEAKGPSDPVTIQVLEKLQEDLDTEMTKAFIAMGLDDKIKSLKLELQRAPILDQPLNKSLQEKADKIMQEFKQKLSQPGAYLGLKQKLYTVNMASRLIELKNKSEKIKNEVNQKIPTTVKAKIDRLKAASEKLRNGDSLDTNLVEEVEKAKKELKDVLRSANLEIVGTRKRTNVAVPPELEEEVAKVNAEIKEEMERAVTRSGLSEKIEELKAEIVKDSNSEKVKELETEIREGIAATLSVTPVKKKVESLREKLASLTKDDAESKVVAENGRC, encoded by the exons ATGTCCTCCTTATCTCTAGCAGTTGGGAATTGTGGAAAAGGTAGAAATGCAGAGAACCTGAGTTCTGAATTTGTGCCACACTCGTCTCTCGGGAGTGAGTTTCTTACCAAAAGGTTGTATGGTCTGAATTTGAAGGATTTGGGAAGTCCCAAAGTGAGGACGAGGAAGAAGTTTCGCATAGCTGCTGAAATAAAAAAGTGGAAGAAGCAAGATTACCCGTGGCATGGTGATATTGATCCAGACACTAAGACACCCTTAAAGTATCTTTCCTACTTTAAGCCTCTTGATGAGAAACCGAAACCAGTCACACTTGCCTTTGAGAAGCCATTGGTTAATTTAGAGAAGCAGCTTATTGAG GTACGCAGAATGGCCGAAGACACTGGACTAGATTTCACCGATCAGATTTATGCTTTGGAAGCTAAGTATCAACAG GCCCTGAGGGATTTGTACACTCATTTGACACCCATCCAACGGCTCCAAATTGCTCGACACCCTAATAGACCAACTGTACTAGATCATATACTAAATATGACAGAGAAG TGGGTAGAGCTCCATGGAGATCGTGCTGGCTATGATGATCCAGCCATGGTGACTGGCATTGGGAGCATTGAAGGTAGAAGTTACCTCTTCATTGGTCATCAGAAAGGtagaaatacaaaagaaaacatcATGCGGAACTTTGCAATGCCAACCCCTCATGG CTACAGAAAGGCTTTGAGAATGATGAAATATGCTGATCATCATGGCTTCCCTATTGTTACATTTGTAGACACTCCAGGGGCTTTTGCTGATTTAAGATCTGAAGAGCTAGGTCAG GGTGAGGCAATAGCCTACAATTTAAGGGCAATGTTCGGCCTGAAAGTTCCAATCATAACGGTTGTAACTGGTGAAGGTGGTTCAGGCGGCGCTCTTGCCATTGGATGTGCAAACAAGTTGTTAATGTTGGAAAACTCAGCATTTTATGTTGCTAG TCCTGAAGCTTGTGCTGCAATATTATGGAAATCTTCACAAGCAGCTCCAAAG GCAGCTGAGAAGCTGAGGATCACAGCTCAGGAACATTACAGGCTCCGGATAGCGGATGGAATTATTCCT GAACCGCTCGGTGGTGCACATGCTGATCCTTTCTGGGCATCTCAGCAGATTAAACATGCTATTCTCGATGCCATGGCG GAACTAGGAAGGATGAATTCTGAACAATTGCTTCACCAACGGATGCTTAAATTTCGTTCTATTGGAGGTTTCCAAGAGGGAATACAGGTTGAACCTGAAAGGAAGCGCAACATGAAGCTATCCGAGGCTAACACACCGCCTGCTGATTTGGAATCAGAGCTTGCAaatcttaaaaagaaaattctagAAGCTAAAGGACCATCTGATCCTGTTACTATCCAAGTCCTTGAGAAGCTCCAAGAAGATCTTGACACCGAGATGACTAAAGCTTTCATAGCTATGGGCTTGGATGATAAGATTAAATCTCTTAAATTAGAGTTGCAAAGAGCTCCTATTCTGGATCAACCACTAAACAAGTCTTTGCAGGAGAAAGCCGATAAGATTATGCAAGAGTTTAAGCAGAAGTTGTCACAACCTGGGGCGTATCTTGGTTTAAAGCAAAAGCTTTACACCGTGAACATGGCTAGCAGGCTCATTGAGCTGAAGaacaaaagtgaaaaaataaaaaatgaagttaaTCAGAAGATTCCAACAACTGTAAAAGCCAAGATAGACCGTTTAAAAGCAGCTTCAGAAAAGCTAAGAAATGGGGATTCTTTGGATACAAATCTTGTAGAGGAAGTAGAAAAAGCTAAGAAAGAGCTGAAGGATGTTCTAAGGTCAGCCAATCTAGAAATAGTCGGCACGCGCAAAAGGACAAATGTTGCTGTTCCTCCAGAATTGGAAGAGGAGGTGGCTAAGGTAAATGCAGAAATTAAAGAGGAGATGGAAAGAGCAGTGACTAGATCAGGTCTTAGCGAAAAGATTGAAGAGCTGAAGGCAGAGATTGTGAAGGACTCCAACTCAGAAAAGGTAAAAGAACTGGAAACTGAGATAAGGGAGGGTATTGCTGCTACCCTCAGTGTCACCCCAGTGAAGAAAAAGGTTGAAAGTTTGAGAGAGAAACTAGCATCACTCACCAAAGATGATGCGGAAAGTAAAGTCGTTGCAGAAAATGGAAGATGCTGA
- the LOC101248139 gene encoding acetyl-coenzyme A carboxylase carboxyl transferase subunit alpha, chloroplastic isoform X2 → MWLLHDYGNRKVRRMAEDTGLDFTDQIYALEAKYQQALRDLYTHLTPIQRLQIARHPNRPTVLDHILNMTEKWVELHGDRAGYDDPAMVTGIGSIEGRSYLFIGHQKGRNTKENIMRNFAMPTPHGYRKALRMMKYADHHGFPIVTFVDTPGAFADLRSEELGQGEAIAYNLRAMFGLKVPIITVVTGEGGSGGALAIGCANKLLMLENSAFYVASPEACAAILWKSSQAAPKAAEKLRITAQEHYRLRIADGIIPEPLGGAHADPFWASQQIKHAILDAMAELGRMNSEQLLHQRMLKFRSIGGFQEGIQVEPERKRNMKLSEANTPPADLESELANLKKKILEAKGPSDPVTIQVLEKLQEDLDTEMTKAFIAMGLDDKIKSLKLELQRAPILDQPLNKSLQEKADKIMQEFKQKLSQPGAYLGLKQKLYTVNMASRLIELKNKSEKIKNEVNQKIPTTVKAKIDRLKAASEKLRNGDSLDTNLVEEVEKAKKELKDVLRSANLEIVGTRKRTNVAVPPELEEEVAKVNAEIKEEMERAVTRSGLSEKIEELKAEIVKDSNSEKVKELETEIREGIAATLSVTPVKKKVESLREKLASLTKDDAESKVVAENGRC, encoded by the exons ATGTGGCTACTTCACGATTATGGCAATAGAAAG GTACGCAGAATGGCCGAAGACACTGGACTAGATTTCACCGATCAGATTTATGCTTTGGAAGCTAAGTATCAACAG GCCCTGAGGGATTTGTACACTCATTTGACACCCATCCAACGGCTCCAAATTGCTCGACACCCTAATAGACCAACTGTACTAGATCATATACTAAATATGACAGAGAAG TGGGTAGAGCTCCATGGAGATCGTGCTGGCTATGATGATCCAGCCATGGTGACTGGCATTGGGAGCATTGAAGGTAGAAGTTACCTCTTCATTGGTCATCAGAAAGGtagaaatacaaaagaaaacatcATGCGGAACTTTGCAATGCCAACCCCTCATGG CTACAGAAAGGCTTTGAGAATGATGAAATATGCTGATCATCATGGCTTCCCTATTGTTACATTTGTAGACACTCCAGGGGCTTTTGCTGATTTAAGATCTGAAGAGCTAGGTCAG GGTGAGGCAATAGCCTACAATTTAAGGGCAATGTTCGGCCTGAAAGTTCCAATCATAACGGTTGTAACTGGTGAAGGTGGTTCAGGCGGCGCTCTTGCCATTGGATGTGCAAACAAGTTGTTAATGTTGGAAAACTCAGCATTTTATGTTGCTAG TCCTGAAGCTTGTGCTGCAATATTATGGAAATCTTCACAAGCAGCTCCAAAG GCAGCTGAGAAGCTGAGGATCACAGCTCAGGAACATTACAGGCTCCGGATAGCGGATGGAATTATTCCT GAACCGCTCGGTGGTGCACATGCTGATCCTTTCTGGGCATCTCAGCAGATTAAACATGCTATTCTCGATGCCATGGCG GAACTAGGAAGGATGAATTCTGAACAATTGCTTCACCAACGGATGCTTAAATTTCGTTCTATTGGAGGTTTCCAAGAGGGAATACAGGTTGAACCTGAAAGGAAGCGCAACATGAAGCTATCCGAGGCTAACACACCGCCTGCTGATTTGGAATCAGAGCTTGCAaatcttaaaaagaaaattctagAAGCTAAAGGACCATCTGATCCTGTTACTATCCAAGTCCTTGAGAAGCTCCAAGAAGATCTTGACACCGAGATGACTAAAGCTTTCATAGCTATGGGCTTGGATGATAAGATTAAATCTCTTAAATTAGAGTTGCAAAGAGCTCCTATTCTGGATCAACCACTAAACAAGTCTTTGCAGGAGAAAGCCGATAAGATTATGCAAGAGTTTAAGCAGAAGTTGTCACAACCTGGGGCGTATCTTGGTTTAAAGCAAAAGCTTTACACCGTGAACATGGCTAGCAGGCTCATTGAGCTGAAGaacaaaagtgaaaaaataaaaaatgaagttaaTCAGAAGATTCCAACAACTGTAAAAGCCAAGATAGACCGTTTAAAAGCAGCTTCAGAAAAGCTAAGAAATGGGGATTCTTTGGATACAAATCTTGTAGAGGAAGTAGAAAAAGCTAAGAAAGAGCTGAAGGATGTTCTAAGGTCAGCCAATCTAGAAATAGTCGGCACGCGCAAAAGGACAAATGTTGCTGTTCCTCCAGAATTGGAAGAGGAGGTGGCTAAGGTAAATGCAGAAATTAAAGAGGAGATGGAAAGAGCAGTGACTAGATCAGGTCTTAGCGAAAAGATTGAAGAGCTGAAGGCAGAGATTGTGAAGGACTCCAACTCAGAAAAGGTAAAAGAACTGGAAACTGAGATAAGGGAGGGTATTGCTGCTACCCTCAGTGTCACCCCAGTGAAGAAAAAGGTTGAAAGTTTGAGAGAGAAACTAGCATCACTCACCAAAGATGATGCGGAAAGTAAAGTCGTTGCAGAAAATGGAAGATGCTGA